The Actinomycetes bacterium DNA window CGGCACCGGCCAGGTCGATCGTCGCGGGCACCGCGGACAGGCCGGGAATGCCGCTCACCGCATGCACCACGTCGGCGAGCGGGACGCCGTCGACCAGCACCTCGTAGACCGAGGGCACCCCGGACTGGTGGGGCACCCCGAGGGCGGTGGATGCGTTGCCCTGCGGGTCGAGATCGATGACCAGGACCCGCAGTCCGTGCAGCGCCAGGCCCGCGGCCAGGTTGACCGTGCTGGTGGTCTTGCCCACGCCGCCCTTCTGGTTGGCGACGGTGATCAGCCGCGGCCGCTCGGGTCGCGGCAGGGTCCCGGCCTGGCCGGTCAGCACCTGCACGGCGGTGGCCGCGGCGCGGGCGATCGGGGTGTCGTCCGGCTCGGTTTCACGTGGAACATCGTTCGGCCGCAGACCCGGGTCGTGGTCGGGCCGGCCCGACCCGTCGATCACCTGCCAGCTCACCGCGCGCTCCCCTTCCACACCCGAACGACCGTGGTTGGCGGCTCCACGACCCCGACGCCGAGGCTGAGCACCTCGATCGCGCTGGCACCGTACCGCTCGACCTCGTCGCGCTGCTCCGCGACTTCCACCGCCGCGCCGCTGCCCTTCAGCGCCAGCAGCGCCCCACCCGGGCGCAGCAGCGGCAGCGCCCAGCCGGCCAACCGGCCCAGCGGCGCCACCGCTCGCGCGGTCACCACGTCGACCGAACCCCGGCGGGTGCGCAGCTCCTCGGCGCGCGCCCGCTGCACCTGCACGTTCTGCAGACCGAGGGCGGTCACCGTCTCGGTGAGGAAGGTGGCCCGACGCAACAGCGGCTCGATGAGCGTGACCCGCAGATCCGGTCGCTGGATCGCCAGCACCAGTCCGGGCAGGCCGGCGCCGCTGCCCAGGTCGTCGACGACGGCCCCCTCGGGCAGCAGCTCGGCGACCACGGCGCAGTTGAGCAGGTGCCGCTCCCACAGCCGGGGCACCTCACGGGGGCCGAGCAGGCCCCACTCAATGGCGGTGGTGGCCAGCAGCTCGGCGTAGGCCACCATGCGGTCCAGCCGGTCGCCGAGCAGCGCCCCGGCTGCCGTGGGCGGTTCCGGAAGCCCCGGTGCACCGGTTTCACGTGGAACCACCGGCGTCACGCCGGGCGCACCACCACATAGCGGCGGGGCTCCTCGCCCTCCGACTCACTGACCAGGCCGGCCTCGGCGATCGCGTCGTGCACGACCTTGCGCTCGAACGGGGTCATCGGCTCGAGGGCGACCGGCTCACCGCTGGCCCGGACCCGCTCGGCGGCCTCCCGGCCCAGCTCGGTGAGGTCGGCCCTGCGCTGGGCCCGGAACCCGGCGACGTCCAGCATCAGCCGGGACCGCTCGCCGGTCTCCCGGAGCACCGCGAGCCGGGTCAGCTCCTGCAGCGCGTCCAGCACCTCGCCGTTCGCGCCGACCAGCTGACGCAGGTCGGCCCCCACGATCGAGACCATCGCCCGGTCGCCCTCGACGTCCATGTCGATGTCGCCGTCCAGGTCGGCGATGTCGAGCAGGCCCTCGAGGTAGTCGGCCGCGATGTCGCCCTCCCGCTCCAGCCGGCTCAACCCGCCGGACGCCGGCGACTCGGCGTCCAGATCAGTGGCGGGCTCGACGGCCTCCCCTGTGGTGTCGACGGTCTCGACGGTCTCGACGTCCTGCGGTGCTTCGGTCACGGTCGGTTCTCTTTCCGGATCGGGGGAAGGCACTCGGCTGACGGGGCCAGGTCAGCTGGGTTTCTTGGGGGGTCTGGTGCGCTTGGATCGGCTGGTTCGGCGCGGCTGCTGGCGCCGCGGTGCGGCCGGCTCGTCCGTGGCGCCTGCCCCTGGCTGCTCCGTCGCGGTCGCGGTCGTGGTTCCCGCGTCCCCGGGGGCGAGGGCCGTGGTCGTGCCGCGGGCGGCCGCCTTCTCCGCCTTGCGCCGCTGCAGGTCGTCGTACGCGGCTGACCCTGGCGTGGGGTTGCGCCTGATCACGATCAGCTGCTGGCCCATCGTCCACAGGTTGGTGGTGAACCAGTAGATGAGCACGCCGATCGGGAAGTTGATGCCGAACACGGCGAACATGGCCGGGAAGACGTAGAGCAGGATCTTCTGCTGCTGCATCATCGGGTTGCTCTGGCCGGCCGGCATGTTGCGGACCATCAGCTGGCGCTGGGTGATGAACGTCGTCGCGGTCATCAGCACGATGAGGACACCGGCCACGATCTTGGTGTTCGTGTCGCCCTTGGTGAACGTCTCGTAGATCGGCGCACCGAAGATCGTCGCCGCGCCGAACGACGCCACGGCGGCCGGCCCCATCACCCCAACGGTCAGGCCCCTGGAGATGTAGGACAGCACGTGGAACAGCGAGAAGAAGAACGGCGACTGCACGACGATCGGCAGGCAGCTGGACAGTGGGTTGGTCCCGGTGTCCTTGTAGAGCTTCATCAGCTCCTCGGACTGCTTCGC harbors:
- a CDS encoding R3H domain-containing nucleic acid-binding protein → MDAESPASGGLSRLEREGDIAADYLEGLLDIADLDGDIDMDVEGDRAMVSIVGADLRQLVGANGEVLDALQELTRLAVLRETGERSRLMLDVAGFRAQRRADLTELGREAAERVRASGEPVALEPMTPFERKVVHDAIAEAGLVSESEGEEPRRYVVVRPA
- the yidC gene encoding membrane protein insertase YidC, giving the protein MGLLNPLYDAVSWVLLRFHSLFSLVFPADSGAAWGLSIVGLVVLIRIALIPLFVKQIKAQRGLQVLQPQMKAIQEKYKNDKAKQSEELMKLYKDTGTNPLSSCLPIVVQSPFFFSLFHVLSYISRGLTVGVMGPAAVASFGAATIFGAPIYETFTKGDTNTKIVAGVLIVLMTATTFITQRQLMVRNMPAGQSNPMMQQQKILLYVFPAMFAVFGINFPIGVLIYWFTTNLWTMGQQLIVIRRNPTPGSAAYDDLQRRKAEKAAARGTTTALAPGDAGTTTATATEQPGAGATDEPAAPRRQQPRRTSRSKRTRPPKKPS